Proteins found in one Amycolatopsis aidingensis genomic segment:
- a CDS encoding RNA polymerase sigma factor translates to MAAHGTGVVARAGKTVAEWIERGVNEVVMIVATAGAARRCDRVDHQSHRGSDEVERLLDAHGEPVYGLVRWMSRDVDVEDMFVAAWVEVCRGLDEGASTRPTASAILATAHRAVCDLLRTGSRPAEIDGDINVPPDAERAASRAGLTEFQRTVLFGAYFEGATCGELGAALGAGSDTVRDELRAALLALHERIPME, encoded by the coding sequence GTGGCAGCACACGGCACCGGCGTCGTCGCCCGAGCCGGGAAGACCGTGGCCGAGTGGATCGAGCGGGGAGTGAACGAGGTGGTGATGATCGTGGCGACAGCGGGCGCGGCACGACGGTGTGATCGAGTTGATCACCAGTCCCACCGCGGTTCGGACGAGGTGGAACGGCTGCTGGACGCGCACGGGGAGCCGGTGTATGGCCTGGTCCGGTGGATGAGTCGAGATGTCGATGTCGAGGACATGTTCGTGGCCGCATGGGTCGAGGTGTGCCGCGGGCTGGACGAAGGCGCAAGCACGCGGCCGACCGCCTCGGCGATACTGGCCACCGCGCACCGAGCCGTCTGTGACCTGCTGCGTACCGGCAGCCGTCCCGCCGAGATCGATGGCGACATCAACGTTCCCCCGGACGCCGAGCGGGCGGCGAGCCGGGCTGGGCTGACCGAGTTTCAGCGCACCGTGCTGTTCGGCGCCTACTTCGAGGGGGCCACCTGCGGCGAGCTCGGTGCGGCACTGGGGGCGGGTTCGGACACCGTGCGGGATGAACTCAGGGCTGCGCTGCTTGCTCTGCACGAGCGCATCCCAATGGAGTGA